The Hymenobacter sp. DG01 sequence AATGCCCCCGACCAGTTCGGCATGGAAAGTAGCGTAATCGTGAAACAGGCTATCCTGCTCCTGCATACGCTGATTATGCTGAACTGTGCCGAATAGAAGGTTAGAGTCAAAGCGCACGATAGGAGCACTAGCAAGCGCCTGGTGACGCTTGTAATTAAGTGCGCCAACATATTCTCGGTTCAACTCCAACAGGTCGCAAGGAGGTCTGAAGTAAGATGCAGGATTTACACTCAAGCCAGCTACAGGCAAACCCAACCAATCCGGCGTCACTTGGATGGTTGCTATACAGCAAGAGGCAAATGTTGCCAGTACCCAATTTGTCATCAGGATTCAGGTGGAAAGATGACTCGCTTGCGATACGAATTAGAACTAATGAGCCACGAAAACGACAGTTATACTGGAAAGCATATAGGTAGTGTAGGAATAGTTCTACTAGTGCTGGTTGGTGTAAGCCTATTCAGGGTGTTAGACGGCTCACGTCCTGCACCTGTGCCGTCAGCCGCCAACGCAATTCATCAGTTGCGCTCCGAAAACTATCAGTATGCCATCAGGGAATTTGATATGCTATTAAAAGTCTGCCCTGATAGTGTTCGATGGCTTAGGCTCAGGGGCTTTGCTTACGACAAGTTAGGGATGTATGAGTCAGGTATAGAAGACTTCACTGCTGTCCTCCATTACCAACCACAGGATGTAGCAACACTCAATAACCGGGGCTATGCCTTCTATCAAATCGGACAGTTAAAACAAGCTGTTGCTGATTATAACAGAGCAATAGAACTGAACGATACTTTCGTACCCGCCCATAGCAATCGGGCACTTGTATTAGTTGCCCGGCAGCAGTATGCGAAGGCACTCCAAGACATCGACTTTGCTCTTACACATGGCGACACCATGAACTCAACCCTGTTCAACATACAGGGCTATTGCCTAACGCAACGCAACCTACCGAATGAGGCTATTGAAGCGTTCAACAGAGCCATCATGTTAGATTCTGGGTACACAGACGCCTTACAAAACCGGGCAGCAGCCTACAGGTTGAAGACAAAAGCTCTAGTGGAGTAGAATCTAAATCCCATTGATGCAGGCTAACCGTTGCAGTCTGTATTTGCGGTGTAAGAAGCGCATTCTGTCATAGGTGATATCCTCCGTTGTAAGCGTGTTGGGTAGGGGTGATACGTTGCTGAGGGCTAGGTTGATAAAGAAGAAGGCAACTTGTGGTGGGACGAAGAGAAAAGAGGTTCTGCTGTTATTAACTAGGCAGAATATCCAATTGATATAATCGTCCATATCAGGACTCGTGCACCTACCATCAAAATAGATGAGTTCCTTGGGGAAGTGAGCTTCAACACAATTGAAGAATTCTTGAAATTCTTCTTCGGATACTGGCGGGATAAACATTCTTGTAAACGTTATATGGTTTATATTGTATATATCTTAAAATCGTAGTAAGGCAATGTTTGGTGATAGTCAATGCACATCCTGAAGCATTTGAAGCGCTTGTAGTATAGGTAATATTAGGTGTTCTTTTGCGCGGCAATATTCTATCTATCAAAGTGGATACTTGTTAATCTTAGTTAGTGTGTAATTTTGTTGATTTGTATATGTACTATCAATATTATTTAAAACTTAAAAATAAATTGTGTCTATAATAAATAGAAAGATAAAAAACTAGTAATGCTGTCTTTGAATCATAAATTCATAAGCAGCTAGCAATAAATTTTATAAAAAATGAATCATTTAAACATTTTAAAATATGATAATTGTATGCAGATGTTGTTTGCAATTTATCAAGATGTATCTTTATGTAAAGAATGTATAGTAACGCATAGTAATACTGATATTGTGGTAACAATTAACGGTAATCGTGTTCATTATGCAAAAATTACATATGAACAATTGTGTAAAATATATGATTTTTACAAACATTTCGATTATGATTTTTCTAGTGATATAGAGGAACCTATTGAACTTCTCACAAAGCTTGGGAACTTGCACCAAACAGAAGAGGAATGTCAGGCAGCGTTCGGAAAGTATTTGGAATTGTATAATACAGATACAATATACTTTGAGATGTGTCTTGAAAAAGAACAAAATACGGTCAGCTACAGTGCAAGTATTAATGCCGCTGATGACCTTACAATCCCAAATGCGCCAACGGCTTTTATCAAGTATATAATTGATACCTATGGTACACTTGACGCGCCATACTACCGTACTACAGAAATGATATACTACGATGCAGATGATAAAATTATAGACGATTTTTTTATACTCGATGAATATGTTCGTATGGAAGAGCGACAACTTTCACCAGAAGAAATAGAAGTATCTAAGTCGATGTATCGTTATGCTTACTGCTACAGGGCACACCTTGACAGTGAACAAATTTTGACTGAGTACGGGAATTGGTATCGTAAAGTCAAGATCGATGAACTGCTTGCTGAGCTATAGGAACAACGTAAACATGATGAAAATACCGTGATTATAGTGCAAATGCCTCAACAAGAATTTCTTGTTGAGGCATTTGTTTACAATAGGGGGTGTTAAAATCCGGCTATTCAGCAGATGTGGCATTCTTACGTGGACGAAAGAAGGTCATACGGTAGCAAATGACTTGTTTAAAACACTAGCCTTCTTTGCTGAGTTCGTGTACATGTTTATGTTGGTACCAACCATCATCCTGCTCACTCCATCGCATATCGTACTACCATTGGAGATAGGTGTGACCTTGCTTGGTGCTGGTCTCTCATTGGAGATAGTGAAGGAGGTAAAAGGCTACTACCAGCGTAAGACTACCGATGGCGACGGTGGAGCACTCGCAACACCTGAGTCTGTCGAGCCACCAGCCGAGCCAGAGCTGATGTCGAAGAGGTAGTGCTGAGTGTCACAAAGTGCAACTTTCTTCCGGTTGAGCGCAGTTCAAAATATGAGTAAAGCATCACTATAGGACTATCGGGAGAAATGTATGTGTAACTAGAAATAAAGTGTAAGATGGAGAGCATTGGTGCTTGGTAAAGTCATACCCAATGTTAATCTTGAGGCAGATAGCTTGATATCATCATACTTATACCTGTCTAATAGATGTAAGCTAAATGATGAGAAAGCTAATATATGTATCACTAAGATATTTAATGAAGAAATAGTCTTAGGTTACAGGTTTAGAAAAAATTCAAATCAATTCTCTTAAACTCTCCATGTGATGGAATTAAAAGCACTTGACCTTCGTAGTTCGTCTCTCTCCTTTAATCAAATATTTTCTGACAATATTGTTAGAAGGGAAAATATTGTAGAAGAAATAGAGGACTTAACTATTGATGATTCGAAATTGGTTATAATTGAAGGGGGAGAAGGCATAGGCAAAACGAATCTCTTATTGCAATTCGCAAATAAGCACAGAATGGATTGTTTTTGTTATTTTATTAATCCAGCAAGTAGACTTTCTTATAAACAGGATTATTTGATGCATGATATAGGAAGTCAGATATATTTTTATAACACATCAGAAGAAGTGGCCGAAGAATTTGAAATTGATGACGCTGTCTTTGGTAGACTATTATTCGAATTGATTAGAAAGCCAAAGAAAAACAAGAAAGTATACTTTATTCTTGACGGGCTTGACCAGATTGAGAAATCTGACATAGAGCTTCTGAAGCCTGTGCTTCACGATTTGCCGTGGGGTAGTAATGGGTTTTATTTTATTGTGTCTGGTGAATATGATAAAATAAAAGACATTCTTCCTGTGCATGCTATGAAGAAGTCAAAAAGCATCAGAGTGCCAAGATTTACATCTGATGAAACCTATTCCTTTTTTAAAGATGTGATTGATAGAGAAGATAAAGAGGATTTAGTGGAAATTCATAATATTTGGAAAGGTCATCCTGATAAATTAAGTCAGGTGAAACGCATATTATCTAATGGAGTAGGGGTCAAGGAATTCTTAAGAAATGGAGATATTACTGAAAAGAATACTCTGCTAGATATAGAATGGAGTCAGTCTGGGTTGGATGATAAGGCTTTTGATAACAGTGCTGTAAAATTAATGTGCATTCTTGCTTTTGATGATAATATCAGAAACATTAATAAAATATCTGAAATTATATCTTTGGATATTTATAATGTAAAAGAATTGGTTAATTGTATTACATTCTTGGTTTTGAAAAACGATGAAATGTCATTTGTTTCAAAAGCATTCAGGGTTTATGTGCAAGGCAAGCTTAAAAAGTATGAAGCAAAAACATCGTCTATTTTAATAGATTTCTTTACAAAAAATGATGATTTCGATTCTGTTGTAAATCTCCCGAATTTATTTACTAAAGTACAAGATTGGGAAAGTGTAGTAAATCTGTTGAGTCACGATAATATTGGGCTTATAGTTTCTAGAAGTAACTCATTTTCAGATATAAAAAAACATATTAACTATGGATATAGTGCTTCTATGAAACTAAAACAATCATATAATAACGTTTTTAAGTTTTCTCTTTATAGGAGTACTATAAATGGTCTTCAGGGAGTTGATTCTAAAGAAGACCAGATACAAGCATATGTGTCATTAGGCAAAATTGAAGAAGCATTGGCGTTCATTTCAAGTACCACTTTGAAAGAGGATAGGGTGAAGATGCTTATTTCTTTTGTAAAATGGTGTAAAAAAACAAAAAAAGAATATGATGAAGTTATTGTTGAAGAAATAAAAGAATTAATAAAGGATATAGATGGAGAATATCTGAAAGATAATCTTACTGAAATGATAACAGGTCTTGCTTATTTTTTGCCAGATTTAGCAGTACAGTTAGTGGAAAAAGCGTCTGGACTGAAAAGTGAAAAAACATCAGTTGAGTGGCTTCTAGGATATATTGCTATGATTATGAAGAGTGGAGCCGACTCTATGATGGACAGCGAATCTATTAAGGTATCCTCAGATATTAAGGATAAAATGTCAAGTGGTTTTGCTGATAAATTCTCGAAATCTATTGCTTTCGGTATTAATGAGGTAACGGAAGAGGATATTATAAATGAAATATCAAAAATTGACAATCAATCAGATAGGCTTTATCTGTTAAGGCGATGGATTAAAAAAAATAAACAATCAAGCAATATAGTTAATATAATAGAGTATGCAATTGAGCTAATGTTGCAAAATTCTTATAATGTAAAACCTACAACAACTATGCTATTAGATGTTGTGTATCCTATTTTGTTTTTTGAATCGTATGATTTAGTAAGCGAAATAGTTAATAGGGTAGATGAGTTAACGATTACAATTAATAGCCCTAGTATAGACAGAGTAAGGCTAGAAATGCTCCTGATAGACAGTATATCAAAATTTGACATTGACACTGCTAATGACAGAGCATTGGCAATGCAGTATAGTTATATCGACACAATCAGTGACCTGTCTGTAAAAGTTGAGTCATTGGCTCTGTTGTGGTCGCTCATCGTTGAGATGAGCAGACATGAAGCAGTCGATATCAGTAAATTTATTTTAAGCGAAGAACAAGTAAAACAAGATATAGGTAACTCCGTAAATAAGTTGCTAAAATCTACTGCTAACCATCTGAAGGAGGTTGGTTCTGCTATTGAAGTTTTGGCTAAGATTGATTTAGATTTTGCAGTTGACATAGCAGATAGACTAAACACCCAGCCAAGAAGAATGCATGCTCGGTTGTTGTGTGTAGAAATTTATGTCGATACTCCAATCAAAGAGTGGAATGTAGAAAAACTAAAAAATGCCATGAATGGCATAGATATACCATCCCTATATGCCAAAGCGGCTGTTTATGTATTCGAAGCTGCTTATGAGCAGCGTGAAAGAACTGTTGATTGTCGTAATAAGATAGTACAGTTGTTGCCAATGATAAGTAAAGTTTCGGGGAGCAGCTCAAAGTGTTATTTAGTTACACAAGCCATTTATTTGCTGAAGCTTCAACCTGAAACATTTGATGGGCTTGCATTCAACTATAATACTTTAGTTGCAAAGCTATCTGAGTTTCTTTCTGATTTCTGGAATAAAATGGATATTCCTTGGGAAAAAATAATGGCAGGATATCAGATGGTTTCTAAATTAGCGGATAACGATAGACTACTCGCTGAAGAATACTTTATCAGAACAGAAAAATTAGTAGAGGAATGTGCGGTTATTAACCCTTTGCATTCGTCCATGATGATGGATTCAATCAGATTGATGATTAGAGCCTACGCAGGATTACTTGAAAATGATAAAGACATGCCATATGATAAGATAACATCTATGATTAATAATATGCCATCGAGTATAGAGCAAGCTCAACTATGGTCTGAGCTTGCTATAAAGGCAGGGTTAGTACCAGTTAAATCTGTCACAGAAGATATTGTTAATAAACATATAATGCCTATAATAGAAAAATATAAAAAATCAAAAGATAAACTGTATTACTATTATATTCTACGTGTTGCTGCTGCTGCAATTCATTTAGCTCAACCAGCATCTTTGAGATTGTTATTGGACGCAATACCTAAAGATGATATTAATGAGAAGGAAAGAATAATATCTTCTGTTTGCTTCGTTTTATTAACGAAATGCCCTGATAATGAAGCATATGATGATATAAAGGGTTCCCCTAACTTTAAATACCAAGATGCTATCGATTATATAAACCTTATATCTATGGTAGAAACTGATGGTGCTCTTTATGACCATATAAGAAACTTGTCTGTGGTTGCAAAGAATTATCCAAATAACTTTCTACGAGACCATAAAAGTGATATTACCAATAAGCTTACAAAACTTATAGATGATAAATTGCCTAATAAAAGAACCGGTGTATTACATGACGGTTATATTGTAGCCGCTAAAGCTTCAATGCAACATTTCAGTTTAGCTCCTTCAAATGGACAAAGTAACGTTTTTGATGCATTAGGTGCTCAGGCAGCAACTATTGACAATATTGCTGACAAAGCACTTGTATATAGTATCCTTTCAAAAGAGTGTTCTAATAAGAAAAAGAAATTAGAATTTTTGGATTTGTCTTTTAAACATGCTGATGAAATTGAATCTCTTACTGAGAAGATAGATTACTACGAAATAGCCCTTGAGTCAGCGCTAAAAATATCTCAGGAAAAGTTCAGTGAAAATTTGGCTAAAATTCATGGTGAAATTTATAAGTTAGATGATTCCGAAATGTTTCCAACGTTTAGACGATTAGTTGATATAGCATATAAGCATGATAAAAACGTAGCGCAAAAAATGATATCATCTCTGGACACAGACCCCGCCCGTAAGAAGATGGTTGAACCTGCATCAGACCACCTAAGTAAGCTGGAGCTAGAGAAAGAAGTATTAGGCGACTACACCCAATTCTCTCGAATCAGAGATAGAAGGCAGATGAGTACAATGGCTTGGCAGATGCTAGGACAATTGAATGCCAACAAGCGATTTAGTAGGGATATGGAAGAAACATCTGCTATCCTGCGAAATGCTTCTAAAAGCCCTTTCTACTATTCTGTGCCCGTTTTTGAGTTCTTTCTTCAGAGCACCATTAAGAGCAATTCCAATAGCGTGAAGAATCTGCTTTTGTCTTTCTATGATTCTGCTTACTCCAATGCTAAGCTGACATACTCATTGATTTGCAGTTTGTCAAATAAAAATTCTAAAATGTTAACATACACAACAATGGAGTCAAATAGCATTTTTGTTGCAAAACCCGGAATGAGGAATGAGGCAATTAGTTTTATTGGCAGACATTTAAAAGAATCAGGTTCGTCTGATGTTTATATTGTAGACCCATATTTTTCTGAACTAGACTTTGAATTCCTGAAGAATGTTTATGATTGGTGTTATGGTGCATCTGTTACAGTGTTGACAAGTGGCGATTCAAGTGGTGATTTTAGTAAATTTTCTTACTCAAATGCTTGGAGAGAAGTTTCATCTGAAGAATTAACTAATTATTCATTTGTCAAAGCTAGTAATCAGGTTAAGAAATCACCATTCCATGATAGGTGGATAATCATGCACGATAAGATGCAAGGATTAAGAATAGGGACATCTATTAATTCACTTGGTGTTAATAAGATTTCTGAAGTTTCAGTCATGTCACCAGATGAAGTTCAAAGCATATATAGCTCTGTAGTCGTTCCGCTTATCAAACACAGGACGCGGGAATATTCTCTGGATTCTAACGACTACACTGTAAAGTATGAGTCGTTTGATATGTAAATAAATGAAGAGGTGTTAGGAGAGAGTTCTTCTAGCACCTTTTTAGATAATATCTACTATCTATTTTTTTTTAAAAATTATATTGTGATAGGGTAGGAGTAATGTGATGCTTCTGGAAGGCTACTAGTATTCGATATCTGATGTCTTCAGCATTGCTTTGCACTACAGTAATACTATCATGGATTGGCAGAGCGAAGTAGTGCTCTGGCTGGTAGGTATTCTCAAAGGGATAGCAATTCTGAGTAAGGATGAAGACAGCGAACAGAAACAAAATAGTTTAGTAAAATAAAAAGAGCCACTGTAATTGCTACAGTGGCTCTTTTTACAATAGGTATGTGAAAATCAGGTTACTCAGCGGCTATAACTTTACGTGGGCGACCGGGCTTCTTAGCACCCTCTGCTCGTGGAGCACGAGGCTTGCGCTCTTTCTTCGCTGGCTGGTAATCATCTGCTAAGAGTGTGGAAAACTCATGCATTGCTGATTCTACTTTACCGTAAGCTTTTTTGATAGCCTGTAAGCGGGCTTCGTTTGCTTCCGCATTCTGCAGAATCTGCTGAAGTTTGTTGAGGTCGGGTGTTGCCATCGTAGAGAGAGTAGGATGATGTAGACGTGCAAGATAGATATAATCCATCTTAAATAGTGCTTGCGATATGAGTTTTAAGCTAATAATCTATTATGGGGAATGATATGAACAGCGCTCTGCTAGACGACGGGAAAGAATATGTGTCGTTTATTATAAAGCAGTTATTTCTACTTATGCTTAAGGAAAGCATCACGCTACAACTTTTATTTTGCTTGCGACTTCACCAGTGGACTTAGGCATCTCGAAAGCTTTTGCCATTTCTGCATTGTCTACGGTTCCGTCCCCATAGACATCCATTATCATCTTTAGCTCACTATGTCCAACAATATTCTTGATGCTAGTAATCTTCACCCCTTTGATTAAACTGATGTTAATGAATGTTTTTCTGGCAGTGTGAGCGGATATCAACTCTCTCTTTATCTTAACTTCTTCACTGCCTACATTTTGTTTATAGTGAGTGCGTGACATAGGGTAGGAGAGTAGATTGTTACGCTTGAGTAGTTGATTCATGTAGTATCTTACTTGGGCAGTATACTTTACATCACCAAAATTATAGTTATATCGCTCTAAAATACTGATTGCCAATTGAGTGAGGGGAATAGTGACCTTTTTGGTAGTCTTTTGTTGAATGATACGCAATGCTCCATCTTTTACATGCCCAGCGGTAACTAATCGAGCATCAACGAAGCGCAAACCAGTTTGAGACATGAATACATAGAAGTCTCTATGCAGTCGCTCCCTGTCCGTAATGCACTCAGCAGCGACAACAGCATCTAATTCATCGGGAGTGAGATAAACAACATTGTCGTTTTGAAGTTTTTTAACGTTATGCTTCCACTTCTTTATTTTAGTAACATCATAGTTAAATTTATCACTAAAGGCATAGTAAACTATCTTGAATTTTTGAATAAATTCTCTTGTAGAGCTATTGCGTAAACCTTTCTCGTACTCACCGGACTTGCTTTTAGTGCGAAGCTTCTTTTCAGTTAGCAGAAAGTCTCGAAATTGCTCTAACGTTTTGATGGAGACATCTGTAATGTTAAGAGAAGGGTTGAATTCTTCTACGGCTTGCTTCAAGCCCTTGTAGTTTTTAATCGAATTTGGCTTTAGTGTTGAACTTGATTTGGCAATAAACTCGTCAATATGAGCAACGAAGAGTTTGCCCGTGTATATGCCAAGTTCTATTTCCTTCTGCTCAATCTGACGCTTAATGGTTTCTACCCGCTTCTCGGCTTTGCTGAGCAGCGACTGTAGAGCAGACAGGCTGGTGTCCGTTATCTCATCAGAGACTTCCTGTCCTACCTGCTCTACAGTGTTGGTCTCCGCTATCCACTTTAGCTCCTTCTCTAAGTTCTTTTTGAACGGTTCCACACCCCGCTCTACTAGGTTACGAATGGCAGTCTCGATAGAGGTGAGACGAGCCTGAATCTTGGCATTTAATTCCGGTGCGTTGCTAACCCCGAAAACCTTGCCAGTTGCAAGGTTAAAATACTGCGGTTCAACTGCTACGCCAGTTGCTTGAACGAAGGGCACTGGGTCGAGGTGCTGTTGGTGCGTATGCTTTACGCTAATACCAGCCATGCCTGCTTTATTCTTACGCAGGACAAACGATAGTTTAGACATTTCTTAGGTGAGCAGAGATAATGTGTCCTGCCTATACCTCTAAGATACATCATGTATTCAATGTATCAAACGTGTATCAAATCGTGCTGCTGGAAGTAATGGAATAGAGTGGTGCCAAGTGCCCAAAGACCCCAAAAAATCAGCCCAAATATCATAAGTAAGACACAGGTAATCAGCACAATCAGCCCCTTGCCGCTGCCCTGATACTTGCCCTCGGCGTAGTGGCGGCGCAGCAGCTCCACGTTGCGGTTGTTGGCTTTATAGGCGAAATCGAAAAGGTTGCCTACCACCGGAATAGCTCCGATGACTGCATCCAGCACCACGTTCAGCACCATCCGGATGACCAGGCTGCCGCTGGCGCCGTGGCGCAAAATGGTCAGAATCAGGACCCCGGAGAGGGCCAGGGAGGGTAGCCCCCCTACCACCGGAATCAGGCCCATGAGCGGATCGAGGCCGAAGCGCCAAGTGGTACCCGGTACCTGAAACTGGCTGTCGAGCAGGCGGGAAATACGCTCCACCCAACGCAGACGCTCATCTTGATCAAAGGGGGTAGGGATGGCCATAAAAAGCAGGAAGAGAAAGCGGGTAGGAGAAGAATGAACACGCTTACTACGGCGCCTACCCCCCTCAGGGATATGTACCCTTGCTGCCCGGGCCGGGGGACGACTGGGGAAGCCAGGGAATTGGTAAAGCGGAGGTATAGCCCTGGCGGGGAAAATTACGTATAAGTAAGCCGGCCTTGGGGGCGCCGGCCCCAGTTGGCCGAGAGTTATACCTGCGCAACCGGTTACAAAACCTAAAAATGATCCGCATAGCTCTGGCAGATGATCATGCCATTATCCGGGACGGAATCCGGGCCCTGTTGATGGGGGAAACCGACTTACAAGTTGCCGCTGAAGCGAGCAATGGCCGGCAACTGCTGGAGTTACTGGCCGGAAACCCCGTGGACGTAGTGCTGCTGGACATCAACATGCCCGAAATGGACGGGCACGAAACCATCCGGCAGCTGCAGCAGCACCATCCGGGCGTACGGGTGCTGGTACTGTCTATGCTGAGCCACGAAGAATACGTGAACCGAATGCTGGAAGCCGGGGCCCTGGGCTACGTGCTGAAAAACGTGAGCAAGGCCGAAATCCTGTTTGCTATCCGGTCGGTGGCGGCAGGGCGGCGGTTTTTGTGCACTGAGCTGGGCGTTGATCTGCTGCATAAGCTGCGCGGGCGGGGCGAGCGGCAAAGCGCCGGTGAGGAGAAAAAGTCGCCGGCCCTTTCGCGGCGCGAAACGGAGGTGCTTAAGCTCATCGGCGAAGGATTTACTACCGGTGAAATAGCCGAAAAGCTGTTCACCAGCAAGCGCACCATCGAAACCCACCGCCAGAACATCATCGAGAAAACCCAGGTGCGCAACACGGCTGCCCTGATCCGCTACGCCGTTACGCAGGGACTATTGTAGCACCCCAGCCGGCGCGTTAGGAGGGCCGTTAGCGCCGCATGGGCGGAAGCAAGTCAATCCAGCCGTCTTCGCTGACTACTACCACCAGCACGGGGTAGCGGCTGCTTTCCACGTAGCGCAGGGCCGAGTTGTAGCGAGAACCCCGCGAGGAGTCGCCTTTTTCGGTGGCGAGGCCGTCGAGAATAACCCCAATGGCGTAGCAGGTGCCCGCTGGGTCGATGAGCACGGCCCCATCGATGTTGGTGACCAGGCGCAGCACGGAGGGCGTCATCAGGCGCGGGGCCACCCGAAAGCACTGGCGGGTCAGGCGGGCTGCCTCCTGGGCCGCCC is a genomic window containing:
- a CDS encoding tetratricopeptide repeat protein → MSHENDSYTGKHIGSVGIVLLVLVGVSLFRVLDGSRPAPVPSAANAIHQLRSENYQYAIREFDMLLKVCPDSVRWLRLRGFAYDKLGMYESGIEDFTAVLHYQPQDVATLNNRGYAFYQIGQLKQAVADYNRAIELNDTFVPAHSNRALVLVARQQYAKALQDIDFALTHGDTMNSTLFNIQGYCLTQRNLPNEAIEAFNRAIMLDSGYTDALQNRAAAYRLKTKALVE
- a CDS encoding tyrosine-type recombinase/integrase, with translation MSKLSFVLRKNKAGMAGISVKHTHQQHLDPVPFVQATGVAVEPQYFNLATGKVFGVSNAPELNAKIQARLTSIETAIRNLVERGVEPFKKNLEKELKWIAETNTVEQVGQEVSDEITDTSLSALQSLLSKAEKRVETIKRQIEQKEIELGIYTGKLFVAHIDEFIAKSSSTLKPNSIKNYKGLKQAVEEFNPSLNITDVSIKTLEQFRDFLLTEKKLRTKSKSGEYEKGLRNSSTREFIQKFKIVYYAFSDKFNYDVTKIKKWKHNVKKLQNDNVVYLTPDELDAVVAAECITDRERLHRDFYVFMSQTGLRFVDARLVTAGHVKDGALRIIQQKTTKKVTIPLTQLAISILERYNYNFGDVKYTAQVRYYMNQLLKRNNLLSYPMSRTHYKQNVGSEEVKIKRELISAHTARKTFINISLIKGVKITSIKNIVGHSELKMIMDVYGDGTVDNAEMAKAFEMPKSTGEVASKIKVVA
- a CDS encoding DUF4112 domain-containing protein, whose product is MAIPTPFDQDERLRWVERISRLLDSQFQVPGTTWRFGLDPLMGLIPVVGGLPSLALSGVLILTILRHGASGSLVIRMVLNVVLDAVIGAIPVVGNLFDFAYKANNRNVELLRRHYAEGKYQGSGKGLIVLITCVLLMIFGLIFWGLWALGTTLFHYFQQHDLIHV
- a CDS encoding response regulator transcription factor, whose product is MIRIALADDHAIIRDGIRALLMGETDLQVAAEASNGRQLLELLAGNPVDVVLLDINMPEMDGHETIRQLQQHHPGVRVLVLSMLSHEEYVNRMLEAGALGYVLKNVSKAEILFAIRSVAAGRRFLCTELGVDLLHKLRGRGERQSAGEEKKSPALSRRETEVLKLIGEGFTTGEIAEKLFTSKRTIETHRQNIIEKTQVRNTAALIRYAVTQGLL